The following are encoded in a window of Pseudomonas sp. JQ170C genomic DNA:
- a CDS encoding MFS transporter, which translates to MTPSASPQPRRAAAAAFIGTMIEWYDFYIYATAAALVFGALFFPSDDKLFSTMAAFGTFAVGFFARPLGGIVFGHIGDRIGRKKSLVITLLMMGVVTVCIGLLPTYAQIGAAAPVLLILLRIVQGIAVGGEWGGAVLMAGEHAPKGRRNFFASFAQLGSPAGLILSLLAFSAVTRLPEEDLMSWGWRLPFLASALLLLVGLAIRLGVNESPEFLASREQASKAKRKEQAPVMEVLRTAWRPLLLCIGANTLGIAGVYFTNTFMIAYSTQQLALPRSLILECLFVVAIIQFCIQPMAAWVAEKVGATRFLCLVSLLAMASPYPMFVLVSSGQAPLIIVGIALAVICMASFYAVIAGYVSGMFDTHVRYTAISLAYQVCGAIAGGLTPLVGTWLAHTFTGQWWPMAVFYSVIAAISLLCVLALARRHAAAHRLEMA; encoded by the coding sequence ATGACGCCTTCCGCTTCGCCCCAGCCTCGCCGGGCCGCGGCTGCCGCTTTTATCGGCACCATGATCGAGTGGTACGACTTTTACATCTACGCCACCGCCGCCGCCCTGGTGTTCGGCGCCTTGTTCTTCCCCTCCGATGACAAACTGTTCAGCACCATGGCCGCCTTCGGCACCTTCGCCGTGGGCTTTTTCGCCCGGCCCCTGGGCGGGATCGTCTTCGGCCATATCGGTGACCGCATCGGGCGCAAGAAGTCGCTGGTGATTACCTTGCTGATGATGGGCGTCGTTACCGTGTGCATCGGCCTGCTGCCGACCTACGCGCAGATCGGCGCCGCCGCGCCGGTGCTGCTGATCCTGCTGCGCATCGTCCAGGGCATTGCCGTGGGCGGGGAGTGGGGTGGCGCGGTGTTGATGGCCGGGGAACATGCACCCAAGGGGCGGCGCAATTTCTTCGCCTCCTTCGCCCAGTTGGGCAGCCCGGCGGGCTTGATCCTGTCGCTGCTGGCCTTCAGCGCCGTCACCCGCCTGCCCGAAGAAGACTTGATGAGCTGGGGCTGGCGCCTGCCGTTCCTGGCCAGTGCGCTGTTGTTGCTGGTGGGGCTGGCGATTCGCCTGGGGGTCAATGAGTCGCCGGAGTTCCTCGCCAGTCGCGAACAGGCCAGCAAGGCCAAGCGCAAGGAGCAGGCGCCGGTCATGGAAGTGCTGCGTACTGCCTGGCGCCCTCTGCTGCTGTGCATCGGCGCCAACACCTTGGGGATTGCCGGGGTGTACTTCACCAACACCTTCATGATCGCCTACAGCACCCAGCAGTTGGCCTTGCCACGCTCGTTGATCCTTGAGTGCCTGTTTGTGGTGGCGATCATTCAGTTCTGCATCCAGCCCATGGCCGCCTGGGTGGCGGAGAAAGTGGGTGCCACCCGGTTCCTGTGCCTGGTGTCGCTGCTGGCCATGGCCTCGCCCTATCCGATGTTCGTGCTGGTGAGTTCCGGCCAGGCGCCGTTGATCATCGTCGGCATTGCCCTGGCGGTGATCTGCATGGCGTCGTTCTATGCGGTGATTGCAGGCTACGTGAGTGGCATGTTCGACACCCATGTGCGCTACACCGCGATCTCCCTGGCCTACCAGGTGTGTGGCGCCATTGCGGGCGGCCTGACGCCGCTGGTGGGTACTTGGCTTGCCCACACATTCACCGGCCAATGGTGGCCGATGGCAGTGTTCTACAGCGTGATTGCGGCAATTTCGCTGCTCTGTGTACTGGCCCTTGCGCGCCGCCATGCCGCCGCCCACCGCCTGGAAATGGCCTGA
- a CDS encoding LysR family transcriptional regulator, whose protein sequence is MPDRLLNDRLDWNLLRTFRVIGQELSISRAAARLHLTQPAVSQALKRLEEQLGRQLIARRGPRFALTEVGEQIFHLAGEIYGQMSQVSGVLEQPADEVIGKVRLLMISRIFSEPFDDFLAAFHRQHPRVDLEIDVMRSSDIISALQEKTATLGLSLNRRPQPRLEQRLFLRQRYAFFCGRHHGLFGKENVAEGDLQKENFVSFTSDQIGGMLSPLTIFRDQQGFSGRIVASSPSLEEVRRLVIAGFGIGCLPAHVVAADVEAGLLWQLPPTEGIADVDIHLLWNREQRMSRAESVFIEACANGPCGSAIDR, encoded by the coding sequence ATGCCTGACCGCCTGCTCAACGACCGCCTGGACTGGAACCTGCTGCGCACCTTCCGGGTGATCGGCCAGGAACTGAGCATCAGCCGCGCCGCCGCCCGTCTGCACCTGACCCAGCCTGCGGTGAGCCAGGCGCTCAAGCGCCTGGAGGAACAACTCGGGCGCCAACTGATCGCCCGGCGCGGCCCGCGCTTTGCCCTGACCGAAGTGGGCGAGCAGATCTTCCACCTGGCCGGGGAAATCTATGGGCAGATGTCCCAGGTCAGCGGTGTGCTGGAACAGCCGGCCGATGAGGTGATCGGCAAGGTGCGGCTGCTGATGATCAGCCGGATCTTTTCCGAGCCCTTCGATGACTTCCTGGCCGCGTTTCATCGCCAGCATCCCCGGGTGGACCTGGAAATCGACGTGATGCGCAGCTCCGACATCATCAGCGCCCTGCAGGAAAAGACCGCGACCCTGGGCCTGAGCCTCAACCGTCGCCCGCAGCCTCGCCTGGAGCAGCGCTTGTTCCTGCGCCAGCGCTACGCCTTTTTCTGTGGCAGGCACCATGGGCTGTTCGGCAAGGAAAACGTGGCCGAAGGCGACCTGCAAAAAGAGAACTTTGTCAGTTTTACCAGCGACCAGATTGGCGGGATGCTCTCGCCCTTGACCATCTTTCGTGACCAGCAGGGCTTCAGTGGGCGCATCGTCGCCTCGTCACCGAGCCTTGAAGAAGTGCGGCGCCTGGTGATCGCCGGGTTTGGCATCGGCTGTTTGCCGGCCCATGTGGTGGCAGCCGATGTCGAGGCCGGGTTGCTCTGGCAACTGCCGCCCACGGAAGGGATTGCCGACGTCGACATTCACCTGCTGTGGAACCGTGAGCAGCGCATGAGCCGGGCTGAGTCGGTGTTTATCGAAGCCTGTGCGAACGGGCCTTGTGGCAGCGCAATTGACCGATAA
- a CDS encoding APC family permease encodes MSSNNAAAPDAQFKKTLKLWQVVIIGLAYIAPMTVFDTFGIVSGITDGHVPSAYVLALLGILFTAVSYGVLVRRFPESGSAYTYTRRAINPHVGFLVGWSSLLDYLLLPMVNALLAKLYLSVMFPEVPAWAWVVGFVTIMSLINIRSINLVASFNTLFVAIQAIIIGVFIYLTVRGLHNGEGLGTTWSLLPFAGEDTHLNALVAGATILCFSFLGFDAVTTLSEETENAEKVIPRAIFLIALIGGLVFIIVSFYIQSYFPNMDRFQDHEAALPEIALYVGGKLFQSIFICCTFINTLASGLASQASVSRLLYVMGRDNVIPKRYFGRLHGKWKTPAINIVIVGFISLSAIFFDLVTATSVINFGALVAFSFVNLSVIVHCYWREGNNKTLADKFKYLVVPTIGFCIIAILWLDLDEHSLLFGGVWAATGVLYLAYLTKAFKVAPPSFIAE; translated from the coding sequence ATGTCCAGTAACAACGCCGCAGCCCCCGACGCCCAATTCAAAAAAACCCTGAAGCTCTGGCAGGTGGTCATCATCGGCCTGGCCTACATCGCCCCGATGACCGTGTTCGACACCTTCGGCATCGTCTCCGGCATTACCGATGGGCATGTGCCCAGCGCCTATGTACTGGCCCTGCTCGGCATCCTCTTCACCGCCGTGAGCTACGGCGTGCTGGTTCGCCGCTTTCCCGAATCCGGCTCGGCCTACACCTACACCCGCCGGGCAATCAATCCGCATGTGGGCTTTCTGGTTGGCTGGTCGTCGCTGCTCGACTACCTGCTGCTGCCGATGGTCAACGCCTTGCTGGCCAAGCTGTACCTTTCGGTGATGTTCCCCGAGGTGCCGGCCTGGGCCTGGGTGGTGGGCTTCGTGACGATCATGAGCCTGATCAACATCCGCAGCATCAACCTGGTGGCCAGCTTCAACACCCTGTTCGTGGCGATCCAGGCCATCATCATCGGTGTGTTCATCTACCTCACCGTACGCGGCCTGCACAACGGCGAAGGCCTGGGCACGACGTGGAGCCTGCTGCCGTTCGCCGGCGAAGACACCCACCTCAATGCCCTGGTGGCCGGCGCCACCATCCTGTGCTTCTCGTTCCTGGGTTTTGACGCGGTCACGACCCTGTCGGAAGAAACCGAGAACGCCGAGAAGGTCATCCCGCGGGCAATCTTCCTGATTGCGCTGATCGGTGGCCTGGTATTCATCATCGTGTCGTTCTACATCCAGTCGTACTTCCCGAACATGGACCGCTTCCAGGACCACGAAGCCGCCCTGCCGGAAATCGCGCTGTATGTGGGCGGCAAGCTATTCCAGTCGATCTTCATCTGCTGCACCTTCATCAACACGCTGGCCTCGGGCCTGGCCTCCCAAGCCAGCGTGTCGCGCCTGCTCTATGTGATGGGCCGTGACAACGTCATCCCCAAACGCTACTTCGGTCGCCTGCACGGCAAGTGGAAAACCCCGGCGATCAATATCGTGATCGTAGGCTTCATCTCGCTGTCGGCGATTTTCTTCGACCTGGTGACCGCCACCTCGGTGATCAACTTCGGTGCGCTGGTGGCGTTCAGCTTCGTGAACCTGTCGGTGATCGTTCACTGCTACTGGCGCGAGGGCAACAACAAGACCCTGGCCGACAAGTTCAAGTACCTGGTCGTACCCACCATCGGCTTTTGCATCATCGCCATCCTGTGGCTGGACCTTGATGAACACTCGCTGTTGTTCGGCGGGGTCTGGGCCGCGACCGGGGTGTTGTACCTGGCGTACCTGACCAAAGCCTTCAAGGTCGCGCCGCCGAGTTTCATTGCCGAGTAG